From Skermanella sp. TT6, a single genomic window includes:
- a CDS encoding macro domain-containing protein — MSVLRGDITLCRVDAIVNAANGALKRGGGVDGAIHRAAGPDLQRELDGIGGCPTGECRISGAYGLPASRLIHCVGPVWRGGSAGEDEALAGCYRSALLLADRHGLATIAFPAISTGIYGFPPDRAARIAVDTVLDTLSGLPGIAEVRFVCFDEATAGLYRELLGA; from the coding sequence GTGAGCGTCCTGCGGGGCGACATCACCCTCTGCCGGGTGGACGCGATCGTCAATGCCGCCAACGGCGCGCTCAAGCGCGGCGGCGGCGTCGACGGCGCGATCCACCGTGCGGCCGGCCCCGACCTCCAGCGCGAGCTGGACGGCATCGGCGGCTGCCCCACCGGCGAGTGCCGGATCAGCGGCGCCTACGGTCTTCCCGCATCCAGGCTGATCCACTGCGTCGGGCCGGTCTGGCGCGGCGGCTCCGCCGGGGAGGACGAGGCGCTGGCCGGCTGCTACCGTTCGGCCCTGCTGCTGGCGGACCGCCACGGCCTCGCGACCATCGCCTTTCCGGCCATCAGCACCGGCATCTACGGGTTTCCCCCCGACCGCGCGGCGCGCATCGCGGTCGATACCGTGCTGGACACGCTGTCCGGCCTGCCCGGCATCGCCGAAGTCCGGTTCGTCTGCTTCGACGAGGCCACCGCCGGCCTCTACCGGGAGCTGCTTGGGGCGTAA
- the ppa gene encoding inorganic diphosphatase, with protein MDISKIPVGNDAPWDVNVIIEIPMGGEPIKYEVDKESGALFVDRFLHTAMYYPCNYGFIPHTLSDDGDPCDMLVVGRRPIQPGAVLRSRPIGVLIMEDEAGQDEKVLAVPVNKLHPFYSDVKSYKDLPEILLDQIAHFFQHYKDLEKGKWVKIKRWGDAEEAAKIIQHSIDKYNAEG; from the coding sequence ATGGATATCTCGAAGATCCCAGTGGGCAACGACGCACCGTGGGACGTCAACGTCATCATCGAAATCCCGATGGGCGGCGAGCCGATCAAGTATGAGGTCGACAAGGAAAGCGGCGCGCTGTTCGTGGACCGTTTCCTGCACACCGCGATGTATTATCCGTGCAACTACGGTTTCATTCCGCACACCCTGTCCGACGACGGCGATCCGTGCGACATGCTGGTGGTCGGCCGCCGGCCGATCCAGCCGGGCGCCGTCCTGCGGTCGCGGCCGATCGGCGTGCTGATCATGGAGGACGAGGCCGGCCAGGACGAGAAGGTCCTCGCGGTTCCGGTCAACAAGCTGCACCCGTTCTACAGCGACGTGAAGTCCTACAAGGACCTGCCCGAGATCCTGCTCGACCAGATCGCCCACTTCTTCCAGCACTACAAGGACCTGGAGAAGGGCAAGTGGGTCAAGATCAAGCGCTGGGGCGACGCCGAGGAGGCCGCCAAGATCATCCAGCACTCGATCGACAAGTACAACGCCGAAGGGTGA
- a CDS encoding extracellular solute-binding protein produces the protein MYGIPIRRLLAALLVPALLAAGPAAADEPRPAHAVAMHGEPRYPAGFDHFDYADPAAPRGGVFRNAAGGTFDTLNPFIVRGRAALGLGYVTESLMQRSWDEPFSLYGLIAESITVPDDRSWVEFTLNPSARWHDGVPITPADVLFSWRTLRDHGRPNHRSYYGRVSHAARTGERSVRFTFARNPGDAGGMDREMALIMGLMPILPEHYWKGREFDRTTLEPPLGSGPYRVARFEPGRTIAYERMPDYWGRDLGVNRGQYNFDEIRYDYYRDDGVALEAFKAGAYDFRRETDPAKWATGYDFPAARDGRVTLERLPHGRPEPMRGLIFNTRRPWFADPKVREALGFALDFEWINRTLFHGAYRRTASYYPNSELAAAGPPGPAELAVMEPLRGHLPAEAFGPAHVPPATDGSGPTGLRANLRRGQELLAEAGWTVRDGRLVDTGGVAMEFEILLVSPGDEKVALEFARALRRIGVSARVRTVDSAQYQARLESFDFDMTLNRWTSTLSPGNEQLYYWGSDAAGQEGSRNYAGIRSPAIDALARGLGMARDRADLVARVRALDRALTWGHYAVPLYHLPDDRVAYWFRLRRPAITPVYGMVIDAWWMGE, from the coding sequence ATGTACGGAATTCCGATCCGCCGCCTGCTGGCGGCCCTGCTCGTCCCGGCCCTCCTTGCCGCCGGCCCCGCCGCCGCGGACGAGCCGCGCCCGGCCCATGCCGTCGCCATGCACGGCGAGCCGCGCTACCCCGCCGGTTTCGATCACTTCGACTACGCCGATCCCGCAGCGCCCCGGGGAGGCGTCTTCCGCAACGCCGCCGGGGGCACCTTCGACACGCTCAACCCCTTCATCGTGCGCGGGCGCGCGGCGCTGGGGCTGGGCTACGTGACGGAAAGCCTGATGCAGCGCAGCTGGGACGAGCCGTTCTCGCTCTACGGGCTGATCGCCGAGTCGATCACGGTGCCGGACGACCGTTCGTGGGTCGAGTTCACCCTGAACCCGTCGGCGCGCTGGCACGACGGCGTGCCGATCACGCCGGCCGACGTGCTGTTCTCGTGGCGCACGCTGCGCGACCACGGCCGTCCGAATCACCGCAGCTACTACGGGCGGGTGTCCCACGCCGCCCGGACCGGCGAGCGGAGCGTGCGGTTCACCTTCGCCCGGAATCCCGGGGATGCCGGCGGCATGGACCGGGAGATGGCGCTGATCATGGGCCTGATGCCGATCCTGCCGGAGCATTACTGGAAGGGCCGCGAGTTCGACCGGACCACGCTGGAGCCGCCGCTGGGCAGCGGACCGTACCGGGTCGCCCGGTTCGAGCCGGGCCGCACGATCGCTTACGAGCGGATGCCGGATTACTGGGGCCGCGACCTCGGCGTCAACCGGGGGCAGTACAATTTCGACGAGATCCGTTACGACTATTACCGCGACGACGGCGTGGCGCTGGAGGCTTTCAAGGCCGGAGCCTACGATTTCCGGCGCGAGACCGATCCGGCCAAATGGGCCACCGGCTATGACTTCCCGGCCGCGCGCGACGGCCGGGTCACGCTGGAGCGGCTGCCCCACGGCAGGCCGGAGCCGATGCGCGGCCTGATCTTCAATACCCGACGCCCCTGGTTCGCGGACCCGAAGGTGCGGGAGGCACTGGGCTTCGCGCTGGACTTCGAGTGGATCAACCGGACGCTGTTCCACGGCGCCTACCGGCGCACGGCCAGCTACTATCCGAATTCCGAACTGGCGGCGGCCGGTCCGCCCGGCCCGGCGGAGCTGGCGGTGATGGAACCGTTGCGCGGCCATCTGCCCGCCGAGGCGTTCGGGCCGGCCCATGTCCCGCCCGCGACCGACGGAAGCGGGCCGACGGGATTGCGCGCCAACCTGCGCCGGGGCCAGGAACTGCTGGCGGAGGCCGGCTGGACCGTCCGGGATGGCCGCCTGGTCGACACAGGAGGCGTCGCGATGGAGTTCGAGATCCTGCTGGTGTCGCCCGGGGACGAGAAGGTGGCGCTGGAATTCGCCAGGGCGCTGCGACGCATCGGGGTCTCGGCGCGTGTCCGCACGGTCGACAGCGCCCAGTACCAGGCCCGGCTGGAGTCCTTCGATTTCGACATGACGCTGAACCGCTGGACCTCCACCCTGTCGCCGGGCAACGAGCAGCTCTATTATTGGGGCAGCGACGCCGCCGGCCAGGAGGGCAGCCGGAACTATGCCGGCATCCGCAGCCCGGCGATCGACGCGCTGGCGCGCGGGTTGGGCATGGCCCGGGACCGGGCGGACCTGGTCGCCCGGGTCCGCGCGCTGGACCGGGCGCTGACTTGGGGACATTATGCCGTTCCGCTCTACCACCTGCCGGACGACCGGGTCGCCTACTGGTTCCGGCTCCGCAGGCCGGCGATCACTCCGGTCTACGGCATGGTGATCGATGCCTGGTGGATGGGGGAGTAG